A single region of the Theileria annulata chromosome 4, complete sequence, *** SEQUENCING IN PROGRESS *** genome encodes:
- a CDS encoding uncharacterized protein (Tap349h10.p1c.C.cand.61 - score = 41.73;~Signal peptide predicted for TA08365 by SignalP 2.0 HMM (Signal peptide probability 0.983, signal anchor probability 0.000) with cleavage site probability 0.880 between residues 16 and 17) has product MVYLGLLLIFTAVSYCFNPLKLRKLDISQRSLNSCTEYNEHHLDNVYYSYFKPLPDVLINSVYEGHYKIWESKLHGEFCKYALVAYKHQSPYLIYILRDNPEFTCDAYYVKYELGWEPIDGTTYKELINQLEKIRHPHNVTLFLDNNSTLPTYATVHEYVGKFRVQFVAPKYGYTAWRVHLNGTIWSSRGNESRCAAVWCYLLDGFNITYVRLLVKHSDGEAELLDFYQKNRRWERPLDTTRFATILGIESPDSFLHPEYDFMDRIGEIHFPPFRPQTAQWDLVSSNTDPNVLYIDTFITNEYVFTQKIHLDGVFYQVFRPKGDAMVYSVKESYLKVWRPYRDEVLKLAIVAYDRNIPVLMYTIINFGNTINTFYFRKKVLRTNTASNTTTDTASGNNFRDEDYINNSCWIRTTCTYYKEKIDKLSLLSYEKVENVTLDIYLPSDSNLFYYTAGKGYSYYSPKPTYKITRVVNQLDVIWESTDGERVISAYVYENGTPYLIKLVVADSSSTRVIVYYLLNDKFAMVKSALPQPSMQTTLSLNNLVNNFKGTINDSYKPIKESNDKSIDNGTNESNKESNDVVKYKLILNGQLKEVMKEHYDQVVKGLEEFYYPQYDFTPKIPEFPLSYPLDTYQSLYNFSYYQSLNSNDVKALTNTIRNGVTNTSVVNNSVTANRGVNVGFPGTSVNVNRDVKEFIDNFVVPYYNMEDCILLDITHPNKKLTQVSDEVFDGVIKVKFIQPMPGKYFKEISEKDTKMYMRLSNSEASIGIHLYSNQNRYVLADVMLAASRPASIHLKKVNDMWKYIRKSEFTQLMQQLKSNN; this is encoded by the coding sequence ATGGTTTATTTGGGCCTTCTCCTCATATTTACAGCAGTTTCCTACTGCTTTAACCCGCTTAAGTTGCGGAAACTCGACATCAGCCAGCGATCCCTAAATTCCTGCACAGAATACAACGAGCACCATCTAGATAACGTATATTACTCCTACTTCAAACCATTACCAGAcgttttaataaattcagtATATGAAGGACATTATAAAATCTGGGAAAGCAAATTACATGGAGAATTCTGCAAGTATGCCCTAGTAGCATATAAGCATCAGTCACCATAcctaatatatatactgAGAGATAACCCTGAATTCACATGTGACGCATATTATGTCAAATATGAGTTGGGATGGGAACCAATTGATGGAACAACCTACAAAGAACTAATTAATCAGTTGGAAAAAATACGACATCCACACAATGTAACATTATTCCTCGATAATAACTCAACATTACCAACATATGCCACTGTACACGAGTACGTTGGTAAGTTTAGAGTTCAATTTGTAGCTCCCAAGTATGGCTATACAGCTTGGAGAGTCCACCTAAATGGGACAATTTGGTCTTCTAGAGGTAACGAGAGCAGATGTGCCGCTGTTTGGTGTTACCTTTTAGATGGTTTTAACATTACATATGTTAGGTTATTGGTGAAACATTCAGATGGCGAAGCTGAACTGCTTGACTTTTACCAGAAAAATAGGCGTTGGGAACGGCCACTGGATACAACGCGTTTCGCAACGATACTTGGAATCGAGTCCCCAGATAGTTTTCTACATCCAGAATACGATTTCATGGATAGAATTGGTGAAATTCACTTCCCACCATTCAGACCACAAACTGCTCAGTGGGATCTAGTATCAAGTAATACTGACCCGAATGTGTTATACATTGACACATTTATCACCAACGAGTATGTGTTTACTCAGAAAATACATTTGGATGGCGTGTTTTATCAAGTCTTCAGACCGAAAGGTGATGCGATGGTATATTCGGTAAAGGAGTCATATTTAAAGGTCTGGAGACCATACCGAGATGAAGTTTTAAAGCTTGCCATTGTGGCGTATGATCGTAATATACCAGTGCTAATgtatactattattaattttggCAACACAATTAATACTTTTTATTTCCGTAAAAAAGTCTTACGGACCAATACCGCCAGTAACACTACTACTGATACTGCTAGTGGTAACAATTTTAGAGATGaagattatataaataattcatgTTGGATAAGGACGACATGTACATATTATAAAGagaaaattgataaattgaGCTTATTATCATATGAGAAGGTAGAAAATGTGACGTTGGATATATATTTACCATCTGatagtaatttattttactataCAGCTGGTAAAGGATATTCATACTATTCACCAAAGCCTacttataaaattacaagGGTTGTGAATCAGTTGGATGTAATTTGGGAGTCTACAGATGGTGAAAGAGTTATTTCAGCATATGTATATGAAAATGGTACACCATATCTAATTAAACTTGTTGTCGCCGATAGTTCTAGTACTCGGgtaattgtatattatttgttaaacGATAAGTTTGCCATGGTTAAATCTGCCTTACCACAACCAAGTATGCAAACAACTCTCAGCTTAAATAACcttgtaaataatttcaaagGTACAATAAATGATAGTTATAAGCCAATAAAAGaatcaaatgataaatcaaTAGATAATGGAACAAATGAATCAAATAAAGAATCAAATGAtgttgtaaaatataaattaatattaaatggaCAATTAAAAGAAGTAATGAAGGAACATTATGATCAAGTAGTTAAAGGTTTGGAGGAGTTTTATTACCCTCAATATGATTTCACACCTAAAATACCTGAATTCCCACTCTCATATCCACTAGATACCTATCAATCACTCTACAATTTCTCATATTATCAATCACTGAATAGTAATGATGTGAAAGCTCTAACCAATACTATAAGAAATGGTGTTACTAATACAAGTGTTGTGAATAATAGTGTTACTGCCAATAGAGGTGTTAATGTTGGTTTTCCTGGTACAAGTGTTAATGTGAATAGAGATGTAAAGGAATTTATAGATAATTTTGTAGTGCCATATTATAATATGGAAGattgtatattattggATATAACACACCCGAATAAAAAGCTGACACAAGTGTCAGACGAAGTCTTCGATGGTGTTATCAAGGTAAAGTTCATACAACCAATGCCGGGAAAATACTTTAAAGAAATATCTGAAAAGGATACGAAAATGTATATGAGGTTGAGTAATAGTGAGGCGTCAATAGGAATCCACCTCTACTCAAATCAGAACAGATATGTGCTGGCAGACGTGATGCTGGCGGCGTCAAGACCAGCGTCAATCCACCTCAAAAAGGTCAATGACATGTGGAAATACATTAGAAAGTCTGAATTCACACAACTAATGCAACAACTCAAATcaaacaattaa
- a CDS encoding uncharacterized protein (Tap349h10.p1c.C.cand.60 - score = 51.36;~Signal peptide predicted for TA08370 by SignalP 2.0 HMM (Signal peptide probability 0.999, signal anchor probability 0.000) with cleavage site probability 0.868 between residues 21 and 22) — MKMFSVFSLLFVFLSLRFVNCNVEGFKLRLDEPDENVFKVKTSQFDNIRYKHYTPLKHNYIVSVLDSDYKVWESDGFETCVYSLLAYRKQLPYLLYFQVDSGHTLQHFYYVKELNRWKKIDINNYCNLLKEVKNEVIVNGVFGYNLFNAVRNSMMSVENASEDVPYTQFTSTIGYLAHYVYFKTHKLWSSKAPGERCAAAFCYSHSDQYYMVRLLITNANEESKLETFFNIKGKWVHVHTLDEVHDKKLYVQKPESFKYPNYTFTCKPVDFNKVQTLHTKVDEPDEFESDKSGEPYFDLTDEFYKYKVQYEDTDNTFGFHDHVHSHDYVDRVESACQEPYFDLTSTPDTSHSSDYDDSGEMFDKCVSASGLRSDYTTKLDISIAGINLFTQLRCVDNVFYKVYNPTPDSVLSTVVDCKSEIWKAKSESERCVHVLAPQKEGQHMALYLILEVESEFKTLFFEKINGKWISSNLEKYKKIIASLKENVVNEAITIDLRSKTESSLYSVEYKFGKNPYLLYLPSFGTSCNKLVDGSQTIWESSNAFDRCVAVWSYESWAKPYMVKVLIQFSDGSSDVLSFLNARNQWDLFSSFKRSFANKMPFKKPLDFYNPEYLFNQDITHYTTVNTVTSSESTVETTLVDNTKLVDNTHDSESTKLSENTKLNERDYVNSLTEEFNKMNLNYEHKDSYNMYINSDSNEMKSLDSNTEMHEFKLGSRTEKAVQNAVVDKICNRKLVTQKYKIYYKPISAKDCVHLDISMPVNLNSYEAVSAEFDGRLLLLSYRALPGKYFRAVYDGIDVIFLGNHTTHLCYEFNVYLKNKVFYLADALVRVKNEDVTLHLKKTSNGWEYIDQETFLESVEILKKSSNR; from the coding sequence ATGAAAATGTTCTCAGTCTTCAGCTTGTTGTTCGtgtttttatcattaaGGTTCGTCAATTGCAATGTTGAGGGCTTCAAGCTCCGACTAGACGAACCTGACGAAAACGTTTTCAAAGTTAAAACGTCCCAATTTGACAATATTCGCTACAAACATTACACTCCTCTTAAACACAATTACATTGTTAGCGTCCTAGATTCTGATTATAAAGTCTGGGAGTCAGACGGTTTCGAAACTTGTGTATATTCTTTATTGGCATATAGGAAACAATTACCCTATTTGCTTTATTTCCAGGTTGACTCAGGTCATACACTTCAGCATTTCTATTATGTGAAGGAGTTGAATCGTTGGAAAAAGATTGACATAAACAATTATTGCAATCTTTTGAAAGAGGTTAAAAATGAGGTTATAGTTAACGGAGTTTTTGGTTATAATCTTTTTAACGCAGTTCGTAACAGTATGATGTCAGTTGAAAATGCTTCAGAAGACGTTCCTTATACACAATTTACCTCAACTATAGGATACTTAGCTCATTACGTGTACTTTAAAACCCACAAGCTTTGGAGTTCTAAAGCTCCTGGCGAAAGATGTGCAGCGGCCTTTTGTTACTCACATTCAGACCAATATTACATGGTAAGACTTCTGATAACGAATGCAAATGAGGAGTCGAAACTGGAAACCTTTTTCAATATAAAAGGTAAATGGGTACATGTACACACATTGGATGAGGTCCATGACAAAAAATTGTATGTTCAGAAGCCAGAGTCTTTCAAATATCCAAACTATACTTTTACATGTAAACCAGTTGATTTCAATAAAGTACAAACTTTACACACTAAGGTAGATGAGCCAGATGAATTTGAGTCGGATAAATCTGGTGAACCTTACTTTGATTTAACTGATGAATTTTACAAGTATAAAGTCCAGTATGAAGATACAGATAATACATTTGGATTTCATGATCACGTTCATTCACATGACTACGTTGATCGTGTTGAATCTGCATGCCAAGAACCATACTTTGATCTTACGTCAACACCTGATACCTCACACTCTTCTGATTATGATGACAGTGGAGAAATGTTTGATAAGTGTGTTAGCGCATCGGGACTAAGGTCGGATTACACTACAAAATTGGACATATCAATAGCTGGGATAAATCTGTTTACACAGCTAAGATGTGTCGATAATGTGTTTTATAAGGTATACAATCCAACGCCCGACTCAGTGCTGAGTACGGTAGTTGACTGTAAGAGTGAGATTTGGAAGGCTAAATCTGAGTCTGAGAGATGTGTGCATGTTCTGGCACCTCAGAAAGAGGGTCAACACATGGCACTTTACCTAATTTTGGAAGTTGAATCTGAGTTTAAAACTTTGTTTTTCGAGAAAATTAATGGGAAATGGATTAGTTCTAACTTGGAAAAATATAAGAAGATAATTGCCAGTCTCAAGGAGAATGTTGTCAATGAAGCAATTACCATAGATTTAAGGTCGAAGACTGAATCAAGCCTTTATTCAGTGGAGTATAAGTTTGGCAAGAATCCCTACTTACTTTATTTGCCGAGTTTTGGAACGTcttgtaataaattagtcGATGGTTCTCAGACCATCTGGGAATCCTCAAATGCATTTGACAGATGTGTCGCAGTTTGGTCATATGAGAGTTGGGCCAAGCCTTACATGGTAAAGGTATTGATCCAATTTAGTGATGGCTCTTCTGATGTCCTATCATTTCTTAATGCCAGGAATCAGTGGGATCTCTTCAGCTCATTTAAACGATCGTTTGCCAATAAAATGCCCTTCAAAAAACCACTCGACTTTTATAATCCCGAATATCTCTTCAATCAAGATATTACACATTACACTACAGTTAATACTGTTACTTCGTCTGAAAGTACAGTAGAAACTACTTTAGTTgataatacaaaattagTTGATAATACACATGATAGTGAGAGTACAAAACTAAGTGAGAATACAAAACTAAATGAGAGGGATTATGTAAATTCATTAACTGaggaatttaataaaatgaatcTAAATTATGAACATAAAGATTCGTACAATATGTACATTAATTCAGATTCAAATGAGATGAAATCTTTAGATTCAAATACTGAAATGCATGAGTTTAAATTGGGATCAAGAACTGAAAAGGCAGTTCAGAACGCAGTAGTCGATAAGATTTGTAATAGAAAGTTAGTAACTcaaaagtataaaatatattataaaccAATTTCAGCAAAAGATTGTGTCCATTTGGACATATCAATGCCCGTGAATCTTAATAGCTATGAAGCAGTTTCAGCAGAGTTTGATGGtagattattattactcAGCTATAGAGCATTACCGGGTAAATACTTTAGAGCCGTTTATGACGGAATTGATGTAATATTCCTGGGAAATCACACAACTCACCTCTGCTATGAGTTTAATGTATACTTAAAAAACAAGGTCTTCTACCTTGCAGATGCGCTAGTCAGAGTAAAAAACGAAGACGTAACATTGCACCTCAAAAAAACCAGTAATGGTTGGGAGTACATTGATCAGGAAACTTTCCTTGAATCAGttgaaattttgaaaaagTCATCTAATAGATGA
- a CDS encoding uncharacterized protein (Tap349h10.p1c.C.cand.59 - score = 32.00): protein MGDSREIMSENSPSVEASQKPADAFEPKPEPPKSPAAKSVSFRNGKKYSNKKFILPPPPRASPTSSSGFPGVSWNKRMGAWLAFYYDQGTRRSRTFHPKYFDMDVEKAKLAAIEFMKNIEKHPKCSLRKNRRERHDWSNSHYIKTSPEFDDENEPRTRRRRRSTTKEFGTEGTKRSPMSCSTQASIADMYFDGLRPKFINGMAHEKQVTPTLARVARVKPEGDVIDMTPNMFNQSLMWGNCNLFVNSQDYCHSQDYSQSQDYSQDYSQSQYSQSQYSQSQQYNQPKEYNHSQDSNFTMPSFNGFTSPSRNFAEEQMVVSNIDSEHDYKMLHPMHVDPLDPNLNYMSAYNCSSTSVSSPYLSPYNYYGTKDESTMPQNATFQGMVIQNENQQSNILYSPNSSYILPIDSN, encoded by the exons atgGGAGATTCTAGAGAAATTATGTCAGAAAATTCACCCAGCGTTGAAGCAAGCCAAAAGCCAGCCGACGCATTTGAGCCCAAGCCTGAGCCACCAAAGAGCCCAGCCGCAAAGTCCGTGTCCTTCAGGAACGGCAAAAAATACTCGAAcaaaaaattcattttacCCCCTCCGCCAAGAGCCTCACCAACCTCTAGCTCCGGATTCCCAGGTGTTAGCTGGAACAAAAGAATGGGAGCATGGTTGGCTTTCTACTACGACCAAGGCACAAGACGTAGTAGAACATTTCATCCGAAATATTTCGATATGGATGTTGAG aaaGCGAAATTGGCTGCAATTGAGTTTATGAAGAATATTGAAAAGCATCCAAAGTGTAGTTTGAGGAAGAATAGGCGTGAGAGACATGATTGGAGTAACTCACATTACATTAAGACTTCACCAGAGTTTGATGATGAGAACGAACCAAGAACAAGAAGGAGAAGAAGAAGTACCACAAAGGAGTTTGGAACTGAGGGTACTAAGCGCTCACCAATGAGCTGCTCAACCCAGGCTAGCATTGCTGATATGTACTTTGATGGCCTCAGACCCAAGTTCATTAACGGTATGGCTCATGAGAAACAAGTGACTCCAACACTCGCAAGAGTTGCCAGAGTTAAACCTGAAGGTGACGTGATTGACATGACTCCAAACATGTTCAATCAGAGCCTAATGTGGGGAAATTGTAATCTCTTTGTGAACTCACAAGATTACTGCCACTCACAGGACTATTCACAGTCACAAGATTATTCCCAAGACTACTCCCAATCCCAGTACTCTCAGTCACAGTATTCACAGTCACAACAGTATAACCAGCCAAAAGAATATAACCACTCACAGGATTCGAACTTTACCATGCCCTCATTTAACGGCTTCACTAGTCCAAGCAGGAACTTTGCAGAAGAGCAGATGGTTGTAAGTAACATTGACAGTGAACATGACTACAAGATGTTACATCCAATGCATGTCGACCCTCTTGACCCAAATCTTAATTACATGTCAGCCTATAACTGTTCTTCAACTTCGGTAAGTAGCCCTTACCTCTCACCATATAACTACTATGGAACAAAAGATGAGTCTACAATGCCACAAAACGCAACTTTCCAAGGAATGGTTATTCAAAATGAAAACCAGCAATCAAATATTCTCTACTCACCAAACTCCTCTTACATCTTGCCAATTGACTCCAATTAA
- a CDS encoding 60S ribosome subunit biogenesis protein (Nip7 homologue), putative (Tap349h10.p1c.cand.167 - score = 18.13;~SMART PUA (SM00359) at aa 105-177, E()=6.94e-05), giving the protein MRPLSEDEVQIVLKKLASYIGDKVLQMVENNKSGQHYFRLHNERVYYIRLQWNIYFLYENILKYVGSISSKKLISAGVCLGKFTKSKQFRLHITALEYLSYYSKNKVWLKMDQPFLYGGNVLKKHVDQISEGIEQNAGVVVMSKNIPLGFGITSKSTENLRNSLPDDIAVINQVINISKKLC; this is encoded by the exons atgagACCTTTAAGTGAAGATGAAGTTCAGATTGTTTTAAAGAAACTCGCTTCata TATTGGAGATAAAGTACTTCAAATGGTCGAAAATAACAAATCTGGACAACATTACTTCCGTTTACATAATGAAAGAGTTTATTACATAAGGTTACAATGGAATATATACTTTCTTTA tGAAAATATACTTAAATATGTCGGATCCATAAGTAGTAAAAAATTG ATATCGGCTGGAGTTTGTTTGGGAAAGTTTACCAAATCGAAACAGTTCAGATTACATATTACAGCACTGGAATACCTTTCATATTACTCAAAGAATAAAGTTTGGTTAAAAATGGATCAACCTTTTTTATATGGTGGAAATGTACTCAAG aaaCATGTGGATCAAATTAGTGAAGGAATTGAACAGAATGCAGGAGTTGTTGTTATGTCAAAAAATATACCTCTTGGGTTTGGAATAACCTCAAAATCCACCGAGAATCTTAGAAACTCACTCCCAGACGATATCGCAGTAATTAATCAGGTAATCAAtatatctaaaaaattatgttaG
- a CDS encoding uncharacterized protein (Tap349h10.p1c.cand.168 - score = 49.53) — MTKNRSKSKFKKSKDDKSKKIKVSKNLVKNVNHDNDSKDSVKKIHKIKVKPDKVKKIDFENVNIKKFQTLEEYKLYISQICTRAITYPETDLNNVNLLFNVIEKKGGGPDNLLEYVKNLSILSLVSVVCHLLPRVSHELSEVNLEVVKRTETAHSANVIAQEREITNKTIEIRDKLIALIKNNLNYDPDFFVPLISKLVEADNRVSDELLTLCLKYSKVSESSLQSINSLFTYGSIVDIHRYLKFMLKSSHINYKVIRIINEIQINKKHHEFLLSEGSLKNEKASKSKSNKEDKYKNEILSGIITFYTKYLEYLKY; from the exons ATGACCAAAAATCGGTCCAAgtcaaaatttaaaaaatcaaaagatgataaaagtaaaaaaatcaaaGTTTCCAAGAATTTAGTCAAGAACGTAAATCATGATAATGATAGTAAAGATTCTGTAAAAAAGATACACAAAATCAAGGTAAAACCAGATAAAGTAAAGAAAATAGATtttgaaaatgtaaatattaaaaaattccaGACGTTGGAGGAATATAAGTTGTACATATCACAGATTTGCACCCGAGCTATAACATACCCAGAAactgatttaaataatgtaaacCTTCTTTTTAACGTTATTGAAAAGAAAGGTGGAGGACCAGATAACCTACTTGAATACGTCAAAAATTTATCCATACTCTCTTTGGTTTCAGTAGTTTGTCACCTCCTGCCTCGTGTAAGCCACGAACTAAGTGAAGTTAATTTAGAGGTAGTAAAGAGGACTGAAACAGCACACTCAGCCAATGTTATAGCCCAAGAAAGGgaaataacaaataaaacTATCGAAATTAGGGATAAACTGATAGCACTTATAAAGAACAATTTGAACTATGACCCAGATTTTTTCGTTCCACTAATTTCAAAACTGGTTGAAGCTGATAACAGAGTATCAGACGAACTTTTAACACTGTGCCTGAAGTATTCTAAGGTTTCAGAATCTTCCCTCCAGTCCATTAACTCGTTATTTACCTACGGCTCAATTGTTGATATTCACAGatatctaaaatttatgttaaaGTCATCACACATTAATTACAAGGTTATTCGGATTATTAACGAAATACAAATTAACAAGAAACAC CACGAATTTTTACTCTCCGAAGGCTCTTTAAAGAACGAAAAGGCCTCCAAATCAAAATCAAACAA GGAGGACAAGTACAAAAATGAGATTTTGAGTGGTATTATcacattttatacaaagtatttggaatatttaaaatattaa
- a CDS encoding uncharacterized protein (Tap349h10.p1c.C.cand.58 - score = 21.36): MPFWRFLKNFINTSNSSFHTFKLKRNLSSSISPAIPNSIYDPLTHDVVKNHTEWLVFVNYLKYLSKHPKECKLDKCISILINASDFLLKYNNKFYQSNVPTIKLEWNAGVLRQVNVPGPKDHFIEHLSSSKILSLIKIFSKLRLYHRINVHDFGNQTPKEGEPEENFSSNFLFSDILDDLNPNSFENVSPKFKNGQSGPLRFNFNNLVVYPRVLSNPFIFELTDSSILNLFKNSGYLSLNSSESPKSMFFHFIDSVMVQFLDQLLILISKTNFTESKLCILSMYLAVMVYGSKLRNKNKCKVDNRVEESIRKLFDYFFQRVQSNKEVSLRSLAYLVNSCHPKPQLLDYVSRRIIDHKGSIGEDYLENFSFVFTRSYYRNDILYEVLASIINMEETILSPVVTINLILSFSRISKIDLVKESLFKRLNSFTGQLIYVQNYLDYQLRGISRLVGPLKELSQAHPELYTVLNRINNS; the protein is encoded by the exons ATGCCATTTTGGagatttttaaaaaactttATTAACACATCTAACAGCAGTTTTCACACATTTAAACTTAAAAGGAATTTAAGCTCATCAATTTCCCCTGCAATTCCTAACTCAATATATGATCCTTTAACACATGATGTTGTAAAGAATCACACAGAATGGCTagtatttgtaaattacCTTAAATATTTGAGTAAACACCCTAAAGAATGTAAATTAGATAAGTGTATAAGTATACTAATTAATGCAAGTGACTTTCTTTTAAAATACAACAACAAGTTTTACCAGTCAAATGTTCCTACCATAAAGTTGGAATGGAATGCCGGAGTATTAAGGCAAGTTAATGTGCCTGGACCAAAAGATCACTTTATAGAACACTTAAGCTCATCGAAGATCTTAAGTTtgattaaaatattctctAAACTACGCCTGTACCATAGAATAAATGTCCATGATTTTGGAAACCAAACCCCTAAAGAGGGTGAAcctgaagaaaatttttcttcaaatttCCTTTTCTCAGATATTCTTGACGATTTAAACCCTAATTCATTCGAAAATGTTAGtccaaaatttaaaaatggcCAATCAGGACCACTgagatttaattttaacaatttggTTGTTTATCCTCGTGTTTTATCAAATCCTTTCATCTTTGAGTTGACAGAttcttcaattttaaaCCTCTTTAAAAATTCAGGTTACCTTAGTTTAAACAGTTCTGAATCTCCCAAGTCTATGTTTTTCCACTTCATTGACTCTGTAATGGTTCAGTTTCTGGACCAATTGTTAATATTGATTTCCAAAACTAACTTCACAGAATCCAAGCTCTGCATCCTGTCAATGTACTTGGCAGTTATGGTATATGGATCTAAATTAagaaacaaaaataaatgtaagGTGGATAATAGAGTTGAAGAGTCAATTCGAAAACTGTTTGACTATTTTTTCCAGAGGGTTCAGTCGAATAAAGAAGTATCTTTAAG atCTTTAGCCTACCTGGTCAATTCTTGTCATCCTAAGCCTCAGTTACTTGACTATGTTTCCAGAAGGATTATTGACCACAAAGGGTCCATAGGTGAAGATTATTTGGAGAACTTTTCATTTGTGTTTACACGTTCCTACTACAGAAATGACATATTATACGAAGTTCTAGCCTCAATTATAAACATGGAGGAAACCATCCTAAGCCCTGTAGTCACAATAAACTTGATACTTAGTTTTTCGAGGATTTCTAAAATTGACTTGGTTAAGGAATCTCTATTTAAAAGGCTAAACTCATTTACTGGTCAGTTAATTTATGTACAAAACTATTTAGACTATCAGTTAAGGGGAATATCTCGACTAGTTGGACCGCTCAAGGAACTATCACAAGCTCATCCTGAACTTTATACTGTACTCAACAGGATAAAcaattcttaa
- a CDS encoding uncharacterized protein (Tap349h10.p1c.cand.170 - score = 174.08), producing MSSPEDNIDEDDNSYESSYYDSSDEDSFDESKVGIALELPKRENRGKKYTQLVGEELEKDQQFWGHSTWQEDEVDDDYNCSEGEEQYAYSTDSDFDDPEDEENEEVDEFQYKEPKKKKFGAYVDPMMLASKKTIQALSRKKASDTSPSKKQTTQHYKPTLSPEDFKRERRETTKQKTEAIRELEEFRKIKNKKVSSRGRPKSRPRLPKVYTQEELIEQAKRTEESNRKSLKSLQAWEDERKKYTETKRSTYKGHYDIWISWNSLLSVVNPNKLDEEGNPVEAISPQVEEKPLELYMFTTGKLPDYYEKAMADKIALDNLEKPKCAITGQEAKYFDPLTKKYYSSVEAFKMLRVQYDEKKSGISEPKFDNFNDVTPNYVKCED from the exons ATGAGTTCACCAGAGGATAATATAGACGAGGATGATAATTCCTACGAATCCTCCTATTATGACTCATCAGATGAGGATTCATTCGACGAATCGAAAGTTGGAATCGCACTAGAGCTCCCAAAAAGAGAAAACAGAGGAAAAAA ATACACCCAGCTTGTAGGCGAAGAACTCGAAAAAGATCAGCAGTTTTGGGGTCATTCTACATGGCAAGAAGACGAAGTAGACGATGATTACAATTGCAGTGAAGGAGAAGAACAGTATGCCTACTCTACAGATTCAGATTTCGATGACCCTGAAGATGAG GAAAACGAAGAAGTTGATGAATTTCAGTACAAGGAACCGAAAAAGAAAAAGTTTGGTGCATATGTTGACCCAATGATGTTGGCTAGTAAGAAAACTATACAGGCCTTGTCAAGAAAAAAG gCCTCTGATACCAGCCCATCCAAAAAGCAAACGACTCAACACTATAAACCTACACTAAGTCCTGAAG atTTTAAGAGAGAGAGGCGTGAAACTACAAAACAAAAAACTGAAGCAATTCGTGAGTTGGAGGAgtttagaaaaataaaaaat aaaaagGTTTCCTCTAGGGGTAGACCAAAGTCTAGACCTCGTTTACCTAAAGTATACACACAGGAAGAACTAATTGAACAAGCGAAAAGAACAGAGGAATCCAATAGGAAATCACTAAAAAGCCTACAAGCATGg GAAGATGAAAGAAAGAAATATACAGAAACAAAGAGATCAACATATAAAGGTCATTACGACATTTGGATTAGCTGGAACTCTCTACTATCAGTAGTGAATCCAAATAAACTGGACGAAGAAGGTAACCCGGTGGAAGCAATCTCACCACAAGTGGAAGAAAAACCGCTAGAACTTTATATGTTTACTACGGGAAAGCTACCAGATTATTATGAAAAAGCGATGGCCGATAAGATAGCCTTAGATAACCTTGAAAAGCCAAAGTGCGCCATCACAGGACAGGAAGCAAAGTATTTCGACCCCTTGACGAAAAAATACTATAGCTCAGTAGAAGCCTTCAAGATGCTTCGTGTACAATATGATGAAAAGAAATCGGGCATTTCAGAACCCAAATTTGATAACTTTAATGATGTAACACCAAACTATGTTAAATGTGAGGATTAA